The Amyelois transitella isolate CPQ chromosome Z, ilAmyTran1.1, whole genome shotgun sequence genome contains a region encoding:
- the LOC106133988 gene encoding glycerol kinase: protein MSEFGKFGPLVGAIDEGTSSARFIIFKANSAEVIAYHQKELEQRFPQEGWVEQDPYAILEVVTTCIQKAVEKLIDLGGSVKDIVAVGVTNQRETTIVWDRETGKPLYNAIVWLDMRTSSTVDKLLDTVPNKTKNKNYLKPLCGLPLSPYFSAVKLRWLCDNIEAVKVAMRNGTCCFGTVDTWIIWNLTGGPKGGVHVTDVTNASRTMLMNIENLSWDPLLLRFFEVPKSVLPKIKSSSEIYGHIADGPLKSVPISGCLGDQQAALVGQMCLQKGQAKATYGTGCFVLYNTGDIRVNSRRGLLTTVAYQLGANSPPSYALEGSVAIAGAALGWLRDNLGLIEDAKESQALAETATEDGSVVFVPAFSGLYAPYWRQDARGVICGMTEDTNSNHIVKAALEAVCYQVRDILDAMNEDCGIPLQLLKVDGGMTSNGLVMQMQADLIGINVIRAGFAESTALGAAMAAYRGLDDEAQVTPIQMASGTTYVPRITEDERDMRYKQWKMAVDRSLGWDQN from the exons ATGTCAGAATTTGGGAAATTTGGGCCTCTTGTTGGGGCTATAGATGAAGGGACTTCCAGTGCgcgatttataattttcaaggCTAACTCTGCCGAGGTTATAGCTTATCATCAGAAAGAGCTGGAACAGCGGTTTCCACAGGAAGGATGGGTGGAACAAGATCCGTATGCGATTTTAGAAGTTGTTACGACCTGTATACAAAAAGCTGTCGAAAAGTTGATAGATTTAGGAGGCAGTGTCAAG GACATTGTAGCTGTGGGAGTGACAAACCAAAGGGAAACAACTATTGTGTGGGACCGGGAGACTGGTAAGCCTCTATACAATGCCATAGTATGGCTTGACATGCGGACTTCCTCAACAGTAGACAAACTACTCGATACAGTGCCAAACAAGACCAAAAACAAGAATTACCTAAAG CCCTTGTGCGGTCTCCCCCTGTCTCCATACTTCAGCGCAGTCAAGTTGAGGTGGCTCTGCGACAACATAGAGGCTGTGAAGGTCGCAATGAGGAACGGCACATGCTGCTTCGGAACTGTGGACACATGGATCATTTGGAATCTAACAG gaGGTCCAAAAGGTGGCGTCCATGTCACAGATGTCACCAATGCTTCCCGCACTATGTTGATGAATATAGAAAATCTAAGTTGGGACCCATTGCTGCTAAGATTCTTTGAAGTTCCTAAATCAGTGTTGCCAAAAATCAAATCCAGTTCTGAG ATCTATGGCCACATAGCCGATGGACCTCTCAAATCTGTTCCTATATCTGGCTGCCTCGGGGACCAGCAAGCGGCTTTGGTCGGTCAAATGTGCCTTCAAAAGGGTCAAGCTAAAGCGACATACGGAACTGGTTGCTTTGTGCTATACAATACGGGCGATATTCGCGTGAACTCAAGACGGGGCCTGCTAACTACAGTGGCATATCAGCTGGGCGCCAATAGTCCACCAAGTTATGCTTTGGAAGGCTca GTGGCCATAGCTGGCGCGGCTCTAGGGTGGCTTCGGGACAACCTTGGTCTGATAGAAGACGCCAAAGAGTCCCAGGCGTTAGCTGAAACAGCCACGGAGGACGGCAGCGTAGTTTTCGTACCGGCTTTCAGTGGTCTATACGCACCTTATTGGAGGCAGGACGCTAGAGG ggTGATATGCGGCATGACCGAGGACACAAACTCAAACCACATAGTGAAGGCGGCCCTGGAGGCAGTCTGCTACCAAGTGAGGGACATCCTGGACGCCATGAACGAGGACTGTGGCATTCCACTGCAGCTGCTGAAG GTCGACGGTGGTATGACATCAAACGGCCTAGTGATGCAAATGCAAGCAGATCTAATCGGTATCAACGTTATACGAGCAGGTTTCGCTGAAAGTACCGCCTTGGGGGCAGCCATGGCGGCCTACCGCGGCTTAGACGACGAGGCCCAAGTGACACCCATACAAATGGCTTCGGGGACCACGTATGTGCCTAGAATTACAGAGGACGAACGCGATATGAGATACAAACAATGGAAAATGGCCGTCGACAGGTCTTTGGGGTGGGACCAAAATTAA